From Mucilaginibacter rubeus, a single genomic window includes:
- a CDS encoding DUF1972 domain-containing protein, whose translation MRIAIIGTRGIPNHYGGFEQCAEYLSVGLVKKGYEVVVYNSHNHPYQQKQWNGVEIRHCYDPECKLGTIGQFFYDLNCIRDLRRGNFDIILQLGYTSSSVWSWFFPRNTVVTTNMDGLEWKRAKYSKPVQRFLQFAEKLAVKYSDHLIADSTEIQRYLGNKYKKEATFIPYGAELFEKPDPAVLDDYGVKVHDYDMLIARMEPENSIETILDGVVRANRERPFLVVGNTTNDFGEYLKLKFAPYHKIKFVGGIYDMAKLNNLRYYSNLYFHGHTVGGTNPSLLEAMGSNSLICSHDNKFNRAVLGDDAFYFSTAMDVAEHLRAASKSDNAYAHFLANNTDKIKTVYTCENIVNQYASHFESIKPRTVKTQPALPGNVEVALYLENA comes from the coding sequence ATGCGTATTGCTATTATCGGAACCAGAGGAATTCCCAATCACTATGGTGGTTTTGAACAATGTGCCGAATATTTATCGGTTGGCTTAGTAAAAAAAGGGTATGAAGTTGTGGTTTATAACTCGCATAATCATCCCTATCAGCAAAAACAATGGAATGGCGTTGAAATAAGGCATTGTTATGATCCCGAATGTAAATTGGGTACCATTGGCCAGTTTTTTTACGATCTCAACTGTATCAGGGATCTGCGCCGCGGCAATTTTGATATTATACTACAGTTAGGATATACCAGCAGTTCGGTTTGGTCATGGTTTTTTCCGCGTAATACGGTTGTTACCACCAACATGGATGGCCTTGAATGGAAACGGGCTAAATATTCAAAGCCGGTACAGCGCTTTTTGCAGTTTGCAGAAAAATTAGCCGTGAAATATAGTGACCATCTCATTGCCGACTCCACCGAGATACAACGCTATTTAGGAAATAAATACAAGAAGGAAGCCACTTTTATCCCTTATGGAGCCGAACTGTTCGAAAAACCTGATCCGGCAGTTTTGGATGATTATGGCGTTAAAGTTCATGATTATGATATGCTGATTGCAAGGATGGAACCAGAAAACAGCATAGAAACTATACTTGACGGCGTTGTAAGGGCCAACAGGGAACGGCCGTTCCTGGTGGTTGGTAATACCACCAATGATTTTGGCGAATACCTGAAGCTAAAATTCGCACCTTATCATAAAATAAAATTTGTAGGTGGGATTTATGATATGGCGAAACTGAATAATCTCCGCTACTACTCAAATCTGTATTTCCATGGGCATACGGTTGGTGGTACAAATCCTTCTTTGCTTGAGGCAATGGGTTCAAACAGCCTGATATGCTCGCATGATAATAAATTTAACCGGGCGGTATTGGGTGACGATGCCTTTTACTTTAGTACAGCTATGGATGTAGCCGAACATTTACGCGCTGCAAGCAAGAGTGATAACGCTTATGCACACTTTTTGGCAAATAACACGGACAAGATCAAAACGGTTTATACCTGCGAAAATATCGTGAACCAGTATGCCAGCCATTTTGAAAGCATTAAACCACGTACCGTTAAAACTCAGCCTGCACTACCAGGAAATGTAGAAGTAGCACTATATCTCGAAAACGCTTAA
- a CDS encoding glycosyltransferase family 4 protein yields the protein MNKKILISAYAISPSKGSEYGAAWNTVMNLSTRHKLWVIYGMSDDHMGDTQTMRSYLSENKVANVNFIEVQPGFFAKTINLLNKAGLGWFFYFAYYLWQKEAYRAAQKLLETIDIDVVHQLGPIGYREPGFLYKLGKPTVWGPIGGMMVIDKRLMRNKPLATRIKFSLKNIINRVQLGYSVRIKEAFKQADVLISATKTGQQTITSKFGRDSYYLSEQGIIGNVSLNETKFAGDIVQLVWSGTHIERKNLQLCLDALAIVKNNNWRLHVLGSGPLTGKLKQYAAKLNLQNKITWYGHLSRNEAMAIMAASHLHIITSIAEDNPAVVFEAMSCGIPSLTIDHHGMGDVICNKCGIKVPVDEYPVMVKSIAECLDGLLVKPELLRGLALTTIAYATAFKWDKRLDTLDEAYSKAIRLREQSAGYLIENENLIAL from the coding sequence ATGAATAAGAAGATACTTATATCAGCCTACGCTATATCGCCAAGTAAAGGTTCGGAATATGGCGCGGCCTGGAACACGGTCATGAACCTTTCCACAAGGCACAAACTTTGGGTGATCTACGGTATGTCTGATGATCATATGGGCGATACCCAAACCATGCGCTCGTATCTATCTGAAAATAAAGTTGCCAACGTGAATTTTATTGAGGTACAGCCTGGCTTCTTTGCCAAAACTATCAACCTGCTTAATAAAGCCGGCTTGGGCTGGTTCTTTTACTTCGCCTATTATCTGTGGCAAAAGGAGGCATATAGGGCAGCACAAAAACTACTGGAAACTATTGATATTGATGTGGTGCATCAGCTTGGGCCAATTGGCTATCGTGAACCCGGCTTTTTATACAAATTGGGCAAGCCAACAGTTTGGGGGCCAATAGGTGGTATGATGGTTATTGATAAACGCTTAATGCGCAATAAACCATTGGCTACCCGTATCAAGTTTTCGCTTAAAAATATTATTAACCGGGTACAGCTGGGCTATTCGGTACGAATAAAAGAGGCGTTTAAACAGGCCGATGTGCTAATCTCCGCGACAAAGACCGGGCAGCAAACGATCACGAGCAAATTTGGTCGTGATAGTTATTACCTGTCAGAGCAGGGTATTATAGGCAATGTATCATTGAACGAAACAAAATTTGCCGGTGATATTGTGCAATTGGTATGGAGCGGCACCCATATCGAGCGGAAAAACCTGCAGCTATGTCTTGATGCTTTGGCTATTGTAAAAAACAACAACTGGCGGCTTCATGTATTGGGCTCAGGGCCGCTCACGGGCAAACTAAAGCAGTATGCAGCCAAATTGAATTTGCAGAATAAAATTACATGGTACGGGCACTTAAGCCGTAACGAAGCGATGGCTATAATGGCAGCTTCACACCTGCATATTATTACCAGCATAGCGGAGGATAACCCGGCCGTGGTTTTTGAAGCCATGAGCTGTGGCATTCCTTCGCTTACTATTGATCATCATGGCATGGGCGACGTAATCTGCAATAAATGCGGTATTAAAGTGCCGGTTGATGAATATCCTGTAATGGTTAAAAGTATAGCGGAATGTTTGGATGGATTACTTGTGAAGCCCGAACTGCTAAGGGGACTCGCCCTTACCACAATTGCTTATGCAACTGCCTTTAAGTGGGATAAAAGGCTTGATACACTTGATGAGGCTTATTCAAAAGCAATCAGGTTACGTGAGCAGAGTGCCGGTTACTTAATTGAAAACGAAAATTTAATTGCCTTGTGA
- a CDS encoding glycosyltransferase family 2 protein: protein MEQIYKPQKVTIITVVYNAVNTIEDTIQSVINQAYKNLEYIIVDGGSTDGTLQIIEKYRNRVDRFISEPDKGIGDGFNKGISMASGEWIGMINADDWYAEDAVENIMNHISKSDFVCCGNIRLMGNNGTERDKRSKVGWLNFGMYVMHPSCFVRRSVYRHVGNYDIGLRIAMDFDMFLRIKRLGYSIKYIDKVIAYMRTDGVSNDTVKMHREELKVMRRHLRGINYLLSYLFNYLNRLRWRFFYKDPFRKQMTLKA from the coding sequence ATGGAGCAAATTTACAAGCCACAAAAGGTAACCATCATCACGGTTGTATATAACGCGGTAAATACCATTGAGGATACTATACAAAGCGTTATTAATCAAGCTTATAAAAACTTGGAATATATCATTGTTGACGGTGGATCGACCGATGGCACATTGCAGATTATCGAAAAATATCGCAACCGGGTAGATCGCTTTATCAGCGAACCCGATAAAGGTATCGGAGATGGCTTTAACAAAGGCATCTCCATGGCCTCGGGCGAGTGGATAGGCATGATCAATGCCGACGACTGGTATGCTGAAGATGCCGTGGAGAACATTATGAACCATATATCAAAGAGTGATTTTGTTTGCTGCGGTAATATCAGGTTGATGGGCAACAACGGTACCGAGCGTGATAAAAGGAGTAAGGTGGGTTGGTTAAATTTTGGCATGTACGTTATGCATCCAAGCTGTTTTGTGCGCAGAAGTGTGTACCGGCATGTGGGAAACTATGATATCGGCCTGCGCATAGCCATGGATTTTGATATGTTTTTGCGGATCAAAAGATTGGGTTACAGCATAAAATATATCGACAAGGTGATAGCATATATGCGTACCGACGGCGTTAGCAACGATACCGTTAAAATGCACCGCGAAGAGTTAAAGGTAATGAGGAGGCATCTTCGCGGTATTAACTACCTGTTATCATACCTGTTTAATTACCTGAACAGATTGCGCTGGCGCTTTTTTTACAAAGATCCATTCCGGAAACAAATGACATTGAAAGCTTAA
- a CDS encoding glycosyltransferase family 4 protein, protein MSNQDLKIRVGIDAKWYFDGPPSGHMVVKNLVDEIIKAGDDRVELCLFLVSKNKKKAKAHFPEHIRLIFLPGIPNLLSNLFLLPLMTLLYDIDVVLFQNFGSAWPARALKIVYIHDVLFLDYPQYYTKAEVGYFKQMVRFAANVDQIITISNCEKERMHKHGLNAPLGINVVYHGINGAFKSLHTYSDDEIIALEQKYNLPQAYLLYVGRVNVRKNILGLVKALNLLRDFDHKLVIAGERGTYPELDDYISATQLEDRIIFTGHIPEADLRLLYARAKVFCFPSYAEGFGLPPLEAMQCAVPVVVADRTSMPEVCGYAASYANPDDEKSMAGAIELLLSNPDLYNEKVNHGLKQASKFSWAKAANEILTLITEAYAGRENYSEAQA, encoded by the coding sequence ATGAGTAACCAGGATTTGAAGATACGGGTTGGTATAGACGCAAAGTGGTATTTTGACGGGCCACCGAGCGGTCACATGGTAGTTAAAAACCTGGTAGATGAAATTATTAAAGCAGGCGATGACAGGGTTGAATTATGTCTTTTCCTGGTAAGTAAAAACAAGAAAAAGGCCAAAGCGCATTTTCCGGAGCATATAAGGCTCATTTTTTTACCTGGTATCCCCAACTTGTTATCAAATCTGTTCCTGCTGCCTTTAATGACATTGTTGTATGATATAGATGTAGTATTGTTTCAAAATTTTGGCAGTGCATGGCCTGCACGAGCGTTAAAGATAGTTTATATTCATGATGTGCTGTTTCTTGACTATCCGCAGTACTACACCAAAGCTGAGGTGGGTTATTTTAAACAGATGGTCCGCTTTGCAGCTAATGTTGATCAGATCATCACCATATCAAATTGCGAGAAAGAGCGCATGCATAAACATGGCCTGAATGCACCGCTGGGTATCAACGTTGTTTATCATGGCATTAATGGAGCTTTTAAGTCGCTACATACCTATAGCGATGATGAAATTATAGCACTGGAGCAAAAGTACAATTTACCTCAAGCCTATTTACTTTACGTTGGCAGGGTAAATGTTCGTAAAAATATTCTTGGCCTGGTTAAAGCGCTGAACTTATTGCGGGATTTTGATCATAAGCTGGTTATAGCCGGCGAAAGGGGGACCTATCCGGAACTTGACGACTATATAAGTGCAACGCAGCTTGAAGATCGTATTATTTTTACCGGGCACATACCCGAGGCCGATCTGCGTTTACTTTACGCCCGGGCAAAGGTGTTTTGTTTCCCGTCATACGCCGAGGGCTTTGGTCTGCCACCACTTGAGGCTATGCAATGCGCCGTTCCCGTTGTAGTTGCCGATCGCACATCAATGCCCGAAGTTTGTGGCTATGCCGCAAGTTACGCTAATCCTGATGATGAAAAATCAATGGCGGGAGCAATTGAATTGCTTTTGAGTAATCCGGATCTATATAACGAAAAAGTAAACCATGGCTTAAAACAAGCAAGCAAATTTTCATGGGCAAAAGCCGCAAACGAAATATTAACCTTAATTACTGAAGCTTATGCTGGTAGAGAAAATTATTCGGAAGCTCAAGCGTAA
- a CDS encoding acyltransferase, protein MSKTLKLLSRINLKTIVFNFKYFPFKTAIKLPVLISNNIYLHETKGKITINGPIKTALIQIGYGKVGISDFKRARGVWQVFGEVVFNGRAFIMHGCKINVGENGQLIFGENFNMSTECALVAEKKITIGNNSGISWESLVMDTDFHHIFDENGQVFNHPKEVIIGDNVWVGCRCTILKGANLPNGSIIAAGSLVTKKLVGEKSIFGGNPMRVLKENITWKY, encoded by the coding sequence ATGAGCAAAACACTAAAACTGCTTTCGCGCATCAACCTGAAAACCATTGTTTTTAATTTCAAATACTTCCCGTTTAAAACAGCGATAAAACTGCCTGTTTTAATTTCAAACAACATTTACCTTCACGAAACCAAAGGAAAGATTACCATAAATGGCCCCATCAAAACAGCGTTGATACAAATTGGTTATGGCAAAGTAGGCATCTCTGATTTTAAAAGGGCCCGGGGTGTTTGGCAGGTGTTTGGCGAAGTTGTTTTTAATGGCCGCGCGTTTATTATGCATGGATGTAAAATAAATGTTGGCGAAAATGGTCAGCTCATTTTTGGCGAAAACTTTAACATGAGCACCGAATGCGCCCTGGTTGCCGAAAAGAAAATCACCATTGGCAACAACAGCGGCATAAGCTGGGAAAGCCTGGTAATGGACACAGATTTCCATCATATTTTTGATGAAAACGGCCAGGTTTTTAATCACCCCAAGGAGGTTATTATTGGCGATAATGTTTGGGTGGGCTGCCGTTGTACTATTTTAAAAGGGGCCAACCTGCCTAATGGAAGTATTATAGCGGCAGGATCATTAGTAACTAAAAAGCTTGTTGGCGAGAAAAGCATTTTTGGCGGTAACCCGATGCGGGTTCTTAAAGAAAATATAACCTGGAAATATTAA
- a CDS encoding polysaccharide biosynthesis/export family protein gives MAFFLLSFCSSCSYKQNQAFLERKDANAPITGFTGNVQVYKIKPQDILQVRNLQSIKYIVDDVPAGAGAGTGASSPGGGAAAAGQSYEVAEDGTVALPVIGRVKVDGLSRLEAANKIQDLYGKDLIKNPIIDVKIINLKVTVLGEVRRPGNYQLIKDNASLIDMLGEAGGITDKGNEKHVKVVRGGIVNPQIIELDLSDVASLSSPAMIMQNNDVVYIEQNKKSLRNEKLQNFSTLIQPILLLLNSALIITTIK, from the coding sequence ATGGCATTTTTTCTGCTGAGTTTCTGCAGCTCCTGTTCTTATAAACAGAATCAGGCTTTCCTTGAACGAAAAGATGCAAACGCTCCCATAACGGGCTTCACAGGAAATGTTCAGGTTTATAAAATAAAGCCGCAGGATATTTTGCAGGTGCGAAACCTGCAGAGTATTAAATATATAGTTGATGACGTCCCCGCGGGTGCTGGTGCGGGCACCGGGGCTTCATCTCCGGGAGGAGGAGCGGCAGCGGCCGGCCAAAGCTATGAGGTAGCCGAAGACGGAACCGTTGCGTTGCCTGTAATTGGCCGGGTAAAGGTTGATGGTTTATCAAGGCTGGAAGCTGCCAATAAAATCCAGGACCTGTATGGCAAAGATCTCATCAAAAATCCCATTATCGATGTAAAGATCATTAATCTTAAGGTAACAGTACTCGGCGAGGTAAGGCGCCCCGGTAATTACCAATTAATAAAGGATAATGCCAGTTTAATAGATATGCTTGGCGAGGCCGGTGGCATTACCGACAAAGGAAACGAGAAACATGTTAAAGTTGTTCGTGGCGGTATTGTAAACCCGCAAATCATAGAGCTTGACTTAAGCGATGTGGCTTCGTTATCCAGTCCGGCTATGATTATGCAAAACAATGATGTGGTTTACATCGAGCAAAACAAGAAATCATTACGTAACGAAAAACTGCAGAATTTTTCAACCTTAATACAGCCTATATTGCTTCTGCTTAACTCGGCGCTTATCATAACAACAATAAAGTAA
- a CDS encoding acyltransferase: protein MNIAEQNIMNTPTEEASAAVATSVQKLIGSLIYIICGFIGYLPFHTLRISCLRLLNAKIGKRTGVYRGFEVRRPRFLTIGNSSVIGHGALLDARCGLTIGDNVNLSNEVMIWTLHHDYNDSGFGQTGAPVSIGNYAWICSRAIILPGVTIGEGAVVAAGAVVTRDVAPYTVVGGVPAKAIANRNKNLNYDLGNAILPII from the coding sequence ATGAATATAGCCGAACAAAATATAATGAATACGCCAACGGAGGAAGCTTCTGCGGCTGTGGCAACGTCTGTTCAAAAATTAATAGGTTCGCTTATTTATATCATTTGCGGCTTTATTGGTTATTTGCCTTTTCACACCCTGCGGATTAGCTGTTTACGTTTATTGAATGCAAAGATTGGTAAACGTACTGGTGTTTATAGAGGGTTTGAGGTAAGGAGGCCGCGTTTTTTAACTATTGGAAATAGTTCGGTTATTGGTCACGGTGCATTACTTGATGCCCGTTGTGGTTTAACTATTGGCGATAATGTTAACTTAAGTAACGAAGTGATGATCTGGACTTTACATCACGATTATAATGACAGCGGCTTTGGCCAAACCGGTGCGCCTGTTTCTATTGGTAATTATGCCTGGATCTGCTCAAGGGCAATTATTTTACCCGGCGTTACCATTGGCGAAGGAGCTGTAGTTGCCGCCGGCGCGGTAGTTACCCGCGATGTTGCACCCTATACAGTAGTTGGCGGTGTGCCGGCCAAAGCTATAGCTAACCGGAACAAGAATCTTAATTACGACTTGGGCAATGCCATTTTGCCAATTATCTGA
- a CDS encoding RNA polymerase sigma-70 factor gives MLHEKEFQIWPDARLLEQLRLDDRKAFEILYRKYSSKLFYAAYNIFRDKDVCEDLVQELFIDLWTKRNQLNITSLEAYLKVAIRHRVLFYLRTKKASVDITVIETLVEKYSADSKLFQADIAHLLEDGVAQLPEKCRQIFTLSRKEYLSNKEIATRLNISIKTVENQITIALRYLRTGLTDYLPSVVALLLLYTFGK, from the coding sequence ATGCTCCACGAAAAGGAATTTCAAATATGGCCTGATGCCCGGTTATTGGAGCAATTAAGGCTTGATGACCGTAAGGCATTTGAAATTCTGTACCGCAAATATTCGTCGAAGTTGTTTTACGCGGCTTATAATATTTTCAGAGATAAGGATGTTTGTGAAGACCTGGTGCAGGAGCTCTTTATTGATTTATGGACAAAACGCAATCAGCTAAATATCACCTCGCTCGAAGCTTATCTTAAGGTAGCTATAAGGCACCGTGTGCTGTTTTATTTGCGTACTAAAAAAGCATCTGTGGATATCACGGTAATTGAAACACTGGTCGAAAAATATTCGGCAGATAGCAAACTGTTCCAGGCTGATATTGCTCATTTATTGGAAGACGGCGTAGCTCAGCTACCTGAAAAATGCAGGCAGATCTTTACCTTGAGCCGTAAAGAGTATCTCAGTAATAAAGAAATAGCCACCCGGCTAAACATCTCTATCAAAACTGTCGAAAATCAGATCACCATCGCTTTAAGATATCTGCGTACCGGTTTAACAGATTACCTACCATCTGTAGTGGCATTGCTGTTGCTGTATACCTTCGGCAAATAA
- a CDS encoding PAS domain-containing protein, translated as METSVTITEKDSAFNVLFYQNPLPAWIVETNTLRVIAVNDAAVRQYGYEREEFLKNTISLLNLPEEDEGFNTLLKKLEHNQAVKKQLTHLKKDGTPIYVNVTSYSIKFCNCCCGMIMVNGIVEKCRGADMFNGHFTEVENLAFINSHMIRKPLANILGIIYALEACGQDKCELAESINMLKLSADELDMVIRKINLQLEYRFI; from the coding sequence ATGGAAACTTCTGTTACCATAACTGAAAAAGATAGCGCGTTTAACGTATTGTTTTACCAAAATCCGCTCCCCGCATGGATAGTTGAAACTAATACGTTAAGGGTTATTGCTGTTAACGATGCGGCTGTGAGGCAGTACGGTTATGAGCGGGAGGAGTTTTTAAAAAATACCATCTCCCTGCTTAACCTGCCCGAAGAAGACGAAGGTTTTAATACGCTTTTAAAAAAGTTAGAACATAATCAAGCAGTAAAAAAACAGCTTACCCATCTTAAAAAAGATGGCACACCTATATATGTTAATGTAACCTCATATAGTATAAAATTTTGTAATTGCTGCTGTGGCATGATCATGGTGAACGGTATTGTTGAAAAATGCCGGGGAGCTGATATGTTCAACGGGCATTTTACCGAGGTTGAAAACCTGGCATTTATTAATTCGCACATGATCAGGAAGCCGCTGGCAAACATACTGGGGATTATTTATGCGCTTGAGGCCTGCGGACAGGACAAATGTGAGCTTGCAGAATCGATAAACATGTTGAAATTAAGTGCCGATGAACTTGATATGGTAATCAGGAAAATTAATTTACAATTGGAGTACCGTTTTATTTGA
- a CDS encoding acyltransferase has product MLVEKIIRKLKRNPDYKWESRYTFRDMRVILSGRVGQIMRGGYTRLFLKHVEGLLFIGRNVKIKHAYLFSAGKNLIIEDNVFINALSHDGIMVKDNVSIARNCTLVGTGIISQKGKGISIGNNTGINAGAYLGGQGGIEIGDNVIIGPGVQVFSENHNFSDINVNIKDQGVSRNGVVIKNDCWIGAGAIILAGVTIGNGCVIAAGSVVTRSVDNDSVVAGVPGKVLKNRKVISVGKVA; this is encoded by the coding sequence ATGCTGGTAGAGAAAATTATTCGGAAGCTCAAGCGTAATCCCGATTATAAGTGGGAGAGCAGGTACACTTTCAGGGATATGAGGGTGATACTATCGGGCAGGGTTGGACAAATAATGAGGGGCGGATACACTCGTCTGTTTTTAAAACACGTTGAAGGTCTGCTTTTTATCGGGAGAAACGTTAAAATAAAGCATGCATATCTTTTTTCGGCGGGTAAAAATCTAATCATAGAGGACAATGTTTTTATTAATGCCTTATCGCATGACGGGATAATGGTAAAAGATAATGTTTCCATTGCCCGCAATTGTACATTGGTTGGTACCGGTATTATATCGCAAAAAGGTAAAGGCATCAGTATTGGCAATAACACCGGCATAAACGCAGGTGCATATCTCGGTGGCCAGGGGGGCATTGAAATAGGAGATAACGTGATTATTGGTCCGGGGGTACAGGTGTTTTCTGAAAATCATAATTTTTCAGATATCAATGTTAACATTAAAGATCAGGGCGTATCCCGTAATGGTGTGGTTATCAAAAATGATTGCTGGATAGGGGCCGGAGCCATTATTTTGGCCGGTGTTACTATAGGCAACGGTTGTGTAATTGCCGCGGGGAGCGTAGTTACCCGTTCTGTTGATAATGATTCGGTAGTAGCGGGTGTGCCCGGTAAAGTTTTGAAAAACCGTAAAGTGATTAGCGTAGGGAAAGTAGCGTAA
- a CDS encoding FecR family protein, with the protein MAKFLFRKKQSVADDRQLQEELVNKYFDELDLRGAQNETGDDVEFNADRVYGRINAALDYAEKKTAGRSKKWMVAASIIAGFCISVTAAYYYRYALLDRFDPIASKQLVAANGQTVNFTLADGTKIWLNAGSKLTYPETFRGEKREIRLEGEAFLDVAHDPAKAFIIHTGKVRTQVLGTSFNIKAYANESFIKVDVLSGKVGVVTPAGKTKSTTTFLTPAEEVVFDKDKLSIVKNKQVDVSVLSRWKDGELMFKNMALPEVLNAINRHFNVTVKADVNLARCSITANFTNVSLENIMKIISKLVKGKAIQKGTVYQLKGRGC; encoded by the coding sequence ATGGCAAAATTCCTTTTCAGAAAAAAACAATCTGTTGCAGATGATCGGCAATTGCAGGAAGAGCTTGTAAATAAATATTTTGACGAGCTCGATCTCCGCGGCGCACAAAACGAAACCGGCGATGACGTGGAATTTAACGCGGATAGGGTGTACGGCAGAATCAATGCCGCATTAGATTATGCAGAGAAGAAAACTGCAGGCAGGTCAAAAAAATGGATGGTTGCCGCCTCAATTATTGCCGGTTTTTGTATTTCGGTAACTGCAGCCTATTATTACCGTTATGCCCTGCTTGATCGTTTTGATCCTATTGCCAGTAAACAATTGGTTGCCGCAAACGGGCAAACCGTAAACTTTACCCTTGCCGATGGTACCAAAATATGGCTGAATGCAGGCAGCAAGCTTACCTATCCGGAAACTTTTCGTGGCGAAAAGCGCGAGATCAGGCTGGAGGGGGAGGCCTTTCTGGATGTTGCCCATGATCCGGCCAAAGCTTTCATTATACATACCGGTAAGGTACGCACCCAGGTATTGGGCACCAGTTTCAACATTAAAGCTTACGCTAACGAAAGCTTTATTAAGGTTGATGTTTTAAGCGGAAAGGTAGGCGTGGTTACCCCTGCCGGTAAGACCAAAAGCACTACTACATTTTTAACCCCTGCCGAAGAGGTTGTTTTTGATAAAGACAAGCTATCAATAGTTAAGAATAAACAGGTTGATGTAAGCGTATTGAGCCGTTGGAAAGACGGTGAACTTATGTTTAAAAATATGGCACTGCCCGAAGTGCTGAATGCCATCAACCGCCACTTTAATGTAACGGTTAAAGCCGATGTTAACCTGGCAAGATGCTCCATCACAGCCAATTTTACCAATGTATCGCTCGAAAATATCATGAAGATCATATCGAAACTGGTAAAGGGGAAAGCTATCCAGAAGGGTACTGTTTACCAGCTTAAAGGCCGCGGTTGTTAA
- a CDS encoding acyltransferase, with protein sequence MTPAYIIRKFYRALRVVYFKSAKNYSHVVTTFKFWLNGVSFNSDFTGYGIPILDINMKGKFSIGKKFWFNSGKYHAMGGRQQQCYFVVAAGGELTIGDYVGCTSVAFICHDKIKIGNHVKIGINTVIYDTDFHSLYAEARNDIPERLDGLRTKPVIIKDGAFIGGHTTILKGVTIGKNSIVGAGSVVFQSIPDEQIWAGNPAVYIRDTYKMELEVCSR encoded by the coding sequence ATGACACCAGCATATATCATCAGGAAATTTTACAGGGCTTTAAGGGTGGTTTACTTCAAGTCGGCCAAAAATTATTCGCATGTGGTTACAACGTTCAAATTCTGGTTGAACGGGGTAAGTTTCAACAGTGATTTTACCGGGTACGGCATTCCTATTCTTGATATTAACATGAAGGGGAAATTCTCCATCGGAAAAAAGTTCTGGTTTAACAGCGGTAAATACCATGCCATGGGTGGACGTCAGCAGCAATGTTATTTTGTGGTAGCCGCCGGCGGCGAACTAACCATTGGCGATTATGTAGGCTGCACCTCGGTAGCCTTCATCTGCCACGATAAGATCAAGATCGGCAACCATGTAAAAATTGGTATCAATACCGTGATCTATGATACCGATTTCCACTCGCTGTACGCCGAAGCCCGTAATGATATCCCCGAGCGCCTGGATGGTTTACGCACCAAGCCGGTGATCATCAAAGACGGGGCTTTTATTGGCGGCCATACCACTATTTTAAAAGGCGTAACTATCGGGAAAAATTCGATAGTAGGAGCGGGGTCGGTAGTTTTTCAAAGTATACCCGACGAGCAGATCTGGGCCGGAAACCCGGCGGTTTATATACGTGATACTTATAAAATGGAGTTGGAAGTATGCAGCAGGTAA